CTGATCTGGAACACTTCCAGGACCGCCGGACGCATCGCCGACAGCACCAGGCGGCCTTGCTTCGCACCCAGCCGCTTGCCGATGATCAGCACCACCCGCAGGCCGGCGCTGCTGATCGTCTCCAGCTTCGACAGATCGAGAATGATGCGGGTGTTTCCCGCGTCGAGCTGGTTGTTGAGGAGCAGTTCGAAATCATTGGCATTGCCGCTGGTGATGCGGCCGATCGGGCGCATGATCAGC
This portion of the Azospirillum sp. B510 genome encodes:
- a CDS encoding STAS domain-containing protein, with product MEFQKEQAGGALIMRPIGRITSGNANDFELLLNNQLDAGNTRIILDLSKLETISSAGLRVVLIIGKRLGAKQGRLVLSAMRPAVLEVFQISGFLALFQVYPNNSQATMALEQGR